In Syngnathoides biaculeatus isolate LvHL_M chromosome 5, ASM1980259v1, whole genome shotgun sequence, the following are encoded in one genomic region:
- the trip13 gene encoding pachytene checkpoint protein 2 homolog isoform X3: MLLVFLPHFAIFPLKTCVYSLGVGSVIVSIRLSTRQTLTGNEDIGVFNISGSKISAQSSSLLKSPDRLLLKERQRRVDKRMESDNMDAKNQKTIHVEVHVKSQSLAKLSEVRMHVQALLSRHNIVFGNYKWTEFDEGFLCTHVESVAVVDWEEMPTQPLDLKSAAVSVHIFTLSEDGPSTLSLEEDEELSAANHWLLPTADFHGIWESLVYDGAVKTQLLDYVTTTIHFSDKNVDSNLISWNRVVLLHGPPGTGKTSLCKALAQKLSIRLSSRYAYGQFVEINSHSLFSKWFSESGKLVTKMFQKIQQLIDDKDALVFVLIDEVESLTAARNACQAGTEPSDAIRVVNAVLTQLDQIKRHPNVVILTTSNVTEKIDLAFVDRADIKQYIGPPSERGIYNIFLSCLEELMKCQIIYPRQPLFTIFELETMGFAQSEVSEHSLTLRNIALKSKGLSGRTLRKIPFLAHALFVKTPRVTLEKFLMAMDQAVDKQKEEKANLVNGF, encoded by the exons ATGCTTCTTGTGTTTCTTCCCCATTTTGCAATATTTCCACTCAAAACGTGCGTTTATTCACTGGGCGTCGGAAGTGTTATCGTTAGCATTAGACTTAGCACCAGACAAACGCTCACCGGAAACGAGGACATAGGGGTGTTTAACATTTCCGGTTCAAAAATCAGCGCGCAGAGTTCGAGCCTTTTGAAATCGCCGGATCGACTTCTACTCAAGGAACGTCAGCGTCGCGTCGATAAAA GAATGGAAAGTGACAACATGGATgcgaaaaaccaaaaaacaatacatgtgGAGGTCCATGTAAAATCCCAAAG CCTAGCTAAACTGTCTGAGGTGAGGATGCATGTCCAGGCTCTGCTAAGTCGCCACAACATTGTGTTCGGAAACTACAAGTGGACCGAGTTTGAcgaaggtttcctctgcactcaTGTGGAATCTGTGGCTGTAGTCGACTGGGAGGAAATGCCAACGCAG CCCCTTGATTTGAAAAGCGCCGCAGTTTCGGTTCACATCTTCACGCTGAGTGAGGATGGGCCGAGTACGCTCAgtttggaggaggacgaggagctGTCAGCGGCTAACCACTGGTTGCTACCGACAG CTGATTTCCACGGTATTTGGGAGAGTCTGGTGTATGACGGTGCGGTTAAAACTCAG TTACTGGATTACGTCACAACAACAATTCACTTCTCCGACAAAAATGTCGACAGCAACCTGATTTCGTGGAATCGCGTCGTGCTGCTCCACG GGCCTCCAGGCACCGGGAAAACATCCTTATGCAAAGCTCTTGCCCAGAAGCTGTCAATCAGACTGTCGAGTCG GTACGCATATGGACAGTTTGTGGAAATAAACAGCCATAGCTTGTTCTCAAAGTGGTTCTCGGAG AGCGGCAAGCTGGTCACAAAGATGTTTCAGAAGATTCAGCAGCTTATTGATGACAAAGACGCGCTTGTGTTTGTTCTCATTGatgag GTGGAGAGTCTGACAGCGGCAAGGAACGCCTGCCAGGCAGGAACAGAACCATCTGACGCCATTCGCGTGGTCAACGCTGTCCTCACTCAGCTGGACCAAATCAAAcg ACATCCCAACGTGGTGATCCTGACGACCTCCAATGTGACTGAAAAGATCGACTTGGCTTTTGTGGACAGAGCGGACATCAAGCAATATATCGGACCTCCGTCTGAGCGGGGCATCTACAACATCTTCCTTTCCTGCCTCGAAGAGCTCATGAAA TGTCAAATCATTTACCCGCGGCAGCCGCTTTTCACCATCTTTGAGCTGGAGACCATGGGCTTTGCTCAGAGCGAGGTATCGGAACATAGTTTGACCCTGAGGAACATCGCCCT AAAAAGCAAAGGCCTGAGTGGAAGAACGCTGAGAAAAATCCCATTTCTAGCTCATGCCCTCTTCGTGAAG ACACCCAGAGTGACTTTGGAAAAGTTTCTGATGGCCATGGACCAGGCGGTGGATAAGCAGAAGGAGGAAAAAGCGAACCTAGTGAATGGGTTCTGA
- the trip13 gene encoding pachytene checkpoint protein 2 homolog isoform X2, with the protein MPTQPLDLKSAAVSVHIFTLSEDGPSTLSLEEDEELSAANHWLLPTADFHGIWESLVYDGAVKTQLLDYVTTTIHFSDKNVDSNLISWNRVVLLHGPPGTGKTSLCKALAQKLSIRLSSRYAYGQFVEINSHSLFSKWFSESGKLVTKMFQKIQQLIDDKDALVFVLIDEVESLTAARNACQAGTEPSDAIRVVNAVLTQLDQIKRHPNVVILTTSNVTEKIDLAFVDRADIKQYIGPPSERGIYNIFLSCLEELMKCQIIYPRQPLFTIFELETMGFAQSEVSEHSLTLRNIALKSKGLSGRTLRKIPFLAHALFVKTPRVTLEKFLMAMDQAVDKQKEEKANLVNGF; encoded by the exons ATGCCAACGCAG CCCCTTGATTTGAAAAGCGCCGCAGTTTCGGTTCACATCTTCACGCTGAGTGAGGATGGGCCGAGTACGCTCAgtttggaggaggacgaggagctGTCAGCGGCTAACCACTGGTTGCTACCGACAG CTGATTTCCACGGTATTTGGGAGAGTCTGGTGTATGACGGTGCGGTTAAAACTCAG TTACTGGATTACGTCACAACAACAATTCACTTCTCCGACAAAAATGTCGACAGCAACCTGATTTCGTGGAATCGCGTCGTGCTGCTCCACG GGCCTCCAGGCACCGGGAAAACATCCTTATGCAAAGCTCTTGCCCAGAAGCTGTCAATCAGACTGTCGAGTCG GTACGCATATGGACAGTTTGTGGAAATAAACAGCCATAGCTTGTTCTCAAAGTGGTTCTCGGAG AGCGGCAAGCTGGTCACAAAGATGTTTCAGAAGATTCAGCAGCTTATTGATGACAAAGACGCGCTTGTGTTTGTTCTCATTGatgag GTGGAGAGTCTGACAGCGGCAAGGAACGCCTGCCAGGCAGGAACAGAACCATCTGACGCCATTCGCGTGGTCAACGCTGTCCTCACTCAGCTGGACCAAATCAAAcg ACATCCCAACGTGGTGATCCTGACGACCTCCAATGTGACTGAAAAGATCGACTTGGCTTTTGTGGACAGAGCGGACATCAAGCAATATATCGGACCTCCGTCTGAGCGGGGCATCTACAACATCTTCCTTTCCTGCCTCGAAGAGCTCATGAAA TGTCAAATCATTTACCCGCGGCAGCCGCTTTTCACCATCTTTGAGCTGGAGACCATGGGCTTTGCTCAGAGCGAGGTATCGGAACATAGTTTGACCCTGAGGAACATCGCCCT AAAAAGCAAAGGCCTGAGTGGAAGAACGCTGAGAAAAATCCCATTTCTAGCTCATGCCCTCTTCGTGAAG ACACCCAGAGTGACTTTGGAAAAGTTTCTGATGGCCATGGACCAGGCGGTGGATAAGCAGAAGGAGGAAAAAGCGAACCTAGTGAATGGGTTCTGA
- the trip13 gene encoding pachytene checkpoint protein 2 homolog isoform X1 — translation MESDNMDAKNQKTIHVEVHVKSQSLAKLSEVRMHVQALLSRHNIVFGNYKWTEFDEGFLCTHVESVAVVDWEEMPTQPLDLKSAAVSVHIFTLSEDGPSTLSLEEDEELSAANHWLLPTADFHGIWESLVYDGAVKTQLLDYVTTTIHFSDKNVDSNLISWNRVVLLHGPPGTGKTSLCKALAQKLSIRLSSRYAYGQFVEINSHSLFSKWFSESGKLVTKMFQKIQQLIDDKDALVFVLIDEVESLTAARNACQAGTEPSDAIRVVNAVLTQLDQIKRHPNVVILTTSNVTEKIDLAFVDRADIKQYIGPPSERGIYNIFLSCLEELMKCQIIYPRQPLFTIFELETMGFAQSEVSEHSLTLRNIALKSKGLSGRTLRKIPFLAHALFVKTPRVTLEKFLMAMDQAVDKQKEEKANLVNGF, via the exons ATGGAAAGTGACAACATGGATgcgaaaaaccaaaaaacaatacatgtgGAGGTCCATGTAAAATCCCAAAG CCTAGCTAAACTGTCTGAGGTGAGGATGCATGTCCAGGCTCTGCTAAGTCGCCACAACATTGTGTTCGGAAACTACAAGTGGACCGAGTTTGAcgaaggtttcctctgcactcaTGTGGAATCTGTGGCTGTAGTCGACTGGGAGGAAATGCCAACGCAG CCCCTTGATTTGAAAAGCGCCGCAGTTTCGGTTCACATCTTCACGCTGAGTGAGGATGGGCCGAGTACGCTCAgtttggaggaggacgaggagctGTCAGCGGCTAACCACTGGTTGCTACCGACAG CTGATTTCCACGGTATTTGGGAGAGTCTGGTGTATGACGGTGCGGTTAAAACTCAG TTACTGGATTACGTCACAACAACAATTCACTTCTCCGACAAAAATGTCGACAGCAACCTGATTTCGTGGAATCGCGTCGTGCTGCTCCACG GGCCTCCAGGCACCGGGAAAACATCCTTATGCAAAGCTCTTGCCCAGAAGCTGTCAATCAGACTGTCGAGTCG GTACGCATATGGACAGTTTGTGGAAATAAACAGCCATAGCTTGTTCTCAAAGTGGTTCTCGGAG AGCGGCAAGCTGGTCACAAAGATGTTTCAGAAGATTCAGCAGCTTATTGATGACAAAGACGCGCTTGTGTTTGTTCTCATTGatgag GTGGAGAGTCTGACAGCGGCAAGGAACGCCTGCCAGGCAGGAACAGAACCATCTGACGCCATTCGCGTGGTCAACGCTGTCCTCACTCAGCTGGACCAAATCAAAcg ACATCCCAACGTGGTGATCCTGACGACCTCCAATGTGACTGAAAAGATCGACTTGGCTTTTGTGGACAGAGCGGACATCAAGCAATATATCGGACCTCCGTCTGAGCGGGGCATCTACAACATCTTCCTTTCCTGCCTCGAAGAGCTCATGAAA TGTCAAATCATTTACCCGCGGCAGCCGCTTTTCACCATCTTTGAGCTGGAGACCATGGGCTTTGCTCAGAGCGAGGTATCGGAACATAGTTTGACCCTGAGGAACATCGCCCT AAAAAGCAAAGGCCTGAGTGGAAGAACGCTGAGAAAAATCCCATTTCTAGCTCATGCCCTCTTCGTGAAG ACACCCAGAGTGACTTTGGAAAAGTTTCTGATGGCCATGGACCAGGCGGTGGATAAGCAGAAGGAGGAAAAAGCGAACCTAGTGAATGGGTTCTGA